In Thermorudis peleae, a genomic segment contains:
- a CDS encoding rhomboid family intramembrane serine protease, whose product MLPIRDDNSGRQSFPIVNVTLILINVLVFIYQLSLAAQSPRKLEHFILAYGATPYELTHGQDLAPHVGFPIYLTVITAMFLHSGWLHILGNMWYLWIFGDNVEDSMGHLRYLIFYLLGGIAAALTQTLAAPDSRVPMIGASGAISAVMGAYLVLYPGGLIRTLTFLGWIPLLFYMPALIWIGIWFILQLFSGLASLGVETMATGGVAYWAHIGGFIAGMILVWIFRDPDRVRRQRLARSMNRAFQRVTRGV is encoded by the coding sequence ATGCTGCCGATTCGCGATGACAACAGTGGACGCCAGAGCTTTCCCATCGTCAACGTCACGCTCATCCTCATCAATGTCCTTGTCTTCATTTACCAACTGAGTCTCGCTGCACAGTCTCCTCGAAAACTGGAGCACTTCATCCTGGCCTACGGCGCAACCCCCTATGAACTCACCCATGGCCAGGATCTTGCGCCCCATGTCGGGTTCCCTATCTACCTTACTGTCATCACCGCAATGTTCCTGCACAGTGGATGGCTGCATATTCTTGGGAACATGTGGTATCTCTGGATTTTCGGTGACAATGTTGAAGATTCAATGGGGCATCTCCGTTATCTCATCTTTTACCTGCTCGGTGGTATTGCGGCTGCACTCACCCAAACACTTGCGGCCCCCGACAGTCGCGTGCCAATGATTGGCGCAAGTGGAGCGATTAGCGCTGTCATGGGTGCTTACCTCGTTCTCTATCCCGGTGGGCTGATTCGCACCCTTACGTTTCTCGGTTGGATCCCTCTGCTCTTCTACATGCCCGCCCTGATCTGGATCGGTATCTGGTTCATCTTGCAGCTCTTCTCAGGCCTTGCTTCGCTGGGCGTTGAGACCATGGCAACCGGCGGCGTGGCCTATTGGGCTCACATTGGCGGTTTCATCGCAGGCATGATCCTCGTGTGGATCTTCCGCGATCCCGACCGCGTGCGGCGCCAACGCCTGGCACGTAGCATGAATCGGGCCTTCCAGCGCGTCACACGCGGGGTGTAA
- a CDS encoding EAL domain-containing protein, translated as MTEGCRSRGTCVCQANVSAAPSEGRYLFIWPVNMHAATKLRRACVDTGCAVHEVDAGMIVTLGDTQTPADLLQHLLRAVTREEAEHTRVLVAREPSLQLADVPNIRSLRQATAYAQGIWLRTLLAEHRLTSVFQPIVRADRPSEIIGYEALLRGVHEDGSLLPAGMILSAARDAGLMTALDVAGRTCAIREAKRHHLSGLLFINFTPTAVYDPAACLMTTVKAAHDAGLNPASVVFEVIEAEELDDLEHVQAVLQAYRAFGFRVALDDIGSGYSGLSWLSVLRPDFLKIDRQLVHGVADDHVKATILNKIIELGHELGITVIAEGVERLHDFFWLRDHGAALVQGFLFARPAAPPPAIDPAVLERVA; from the coding sequence ATGACTGAGGGGTGCAGATCACGTGGTACGTGCGTCTGCCAAGCCAACGTTTCGGCCGCGCCTTCTGAAGGACGGTATCTTTTTATCTGGCCTGTCAATATGCATGCAGCAACGAAACTCCGTCGTGCATGTGTCGATACTGGTTGTGCAGTGCACGAGGTCGATGCTGGGATGATCGTAACCCTCGGTGATACGCAGACGCCTGCCGATCTCTTGCAGCACCTGCTGCGCGCTGTGACGCGTGAAGAGGCCGAGCATACCCGCGTCCTTGTTGCTCGCGAGCCGTCACTCCAACTTGCCGACGTGCCCAATATCCGCTCACTGCGCCAAGCGACGGCCTATGCGCAGGGCATTTGGCTGCGCACGTTGCTCGCTGAACATCGGCTCACCAGTGTCTTTCAGCCTATTGTCCGGGCTGATCGCCCAAGCGAAATCATCGGCTATGAAGCGCTCCTACGTGGTGTTCATGAAGATGGCAGCTTGCTCCCGGCCGGTATGATTCTTTCGGCAGCCCGCGACGCCGGTCTCATGACAGCTCTTGATGTTGCTGGCCGCACGTGCGCGATTCGCGAGGCGAAGCGTCATCATTTGTCTGGCTTACTCTTCATCAATTTCACGCCGACAGCGGTGTACGATCCTGCGGCATGCTTAATGACAACAGTGAAGGCCGCTCATGATGCTGGATTGAATCCAGCGTCCGTTGTGTTCGAGGTTATTGAAGCCGAAGAACTCGATGATCTGGAACATGTCCAGGCTGTATTGCAAGCCTATCGTGCATTTGGCTTCCGCGTTGCGCTTGATGATATCGGCTCAGGCTATTCCGGCCTAAGCTGGCTGAGCGTGCTGCGCCCAGATTTTCTGAAAATTGATCGCCAGCTTGTCCACGGTGTCGCTGATGATCACGTGAAGGCAACCATCCTGAACAAGATTATCGAGCTTGGCCATGAGCTTGGCATTACGGTCATTGCTGAGGGCGTTGAACGCTTGCACGACTTCTTCTGGCTGCGCGACCATGGTGCTGCACTGGTGCAAGGGTTCCTGTTTGCACGGCCAGCGGCGCCGCCACCAGCTATTGACCCTGCGGTTCTCGAGCGCGTTGCCTAG
- the sucD gene encoding succinate--CoA ligase subunit alpha has protein sequence MSILVDAETRVLVQGITGREGSFHTSQMLEYGTKIVAGVTPGAGGRTVHGVPVFDTVAQAVAATQPNASIVYVPAPFAPDAVYEAIDAGIPLVVCITEGIPVLDTLKLYHYARRHGTRLIGPNCPGLITPGQAKLGIMPGYIHRPGPVGIVSRSGTLTYEVVWALTQAGLGQSTAVGIGGDPIIGTSFVDVLELFEADPQTEAIVLIGEIGGTDEETAAAFIHDHVTKPVVGFIAGRTAPPGKRMGHAGAIIAGGQGTAVEKVAALEAAGVRVAERPTQVADLVRQALAARAA, from the coding sequence GTGAGCATCTTGGTCGATGCAGAGACCCGTGTGTTAGTCCAGGGCATTACTGGCCGAGAAGGCTCATTCCATACGAGCCAAATGCTGGAATATGGCACGAAAATTGTTGCTGGTGTGACGCCCGGAGCCGGCGGGCGTACGGTGCATGGGGTGCCGGTCTTTGACACCGTCGCGCAGGCTGTCGCGGCTACGCAGCCGAACGCTTCGATCGTGTATGTGCCTGCTCCCTTCGCTCCTGACGCTGTCTATGAGGCGATTGATGCCGGAATTCCGCTCGTCGTTTGTATCACGGAGGGCATCCCTGTGCTCGACACCCTCAAGCTCTATCACTATGCGCGCCGCCATGGTACGAGACTAATCGGCCCAAACTGCCCGGGGTTGATTACACCAGGGCAAGCTAAGCTAGGGATCATGCCTGGCTATATTCACCGACCTGGGCCGGTTGGCATTGTCTCTCGAAGTGGAACCTTAACCTATGAAGTCGTCTGGGCGCTCACCCAAGCTGGCCTCGGTCAGTCGACGGCTGTTGGTATTGGCGGTGATCCCATTATTGGTACCTCCTTCGTTGATGTCCTCGAGCTCTTCGAAGCTGATCCGCAGACTGAGGCGATTGTGCTGATTGGAGAAATCGGCGGGACTGATGAAGAAACGGCCGCGGCGTTTATTCATGACCATGTGACGAAGCCTGTCGTTGGCTTTATTGCTGGGCGTACAGCGCCCCCAGGGAAGCGCATGGGGCATGCGGGCGCAATCATTGCTGGCGGACAGGGCACAGCTGTTGAAAAAGTTGCAGCGCTCGAAGCTGCTGGCGTCCGCGTTGCTGAGCGGCCAACGCAAGTTGCCGATCTCGTTCGCCAAGCGCTCGCGGCGCGTGCTGCATAG
- the rplU gene encoding 50S ribosomal protein L21 produces MYAIVQTGGKQYRVQAGDVLDVEKLEAEPGSEVTLEQVLLVGGEGGAQVGRPYVPGARVIAEVVDQIKGPKLIVFKMKPKTRYRRKNGHRQRLTRLKIKEIQA; encoded by the coding sequence GTGTACGCGATCGTCCAAACAGGTGGAAAGCAATACCGCGTCCAGGCTGGAGACGTACTTGATGTTGAGAAGCTCGAAGCTGAGCCTGGGAGCGAAGTCACCCTCGAGCAAGTCCTCCTTGTTGGTGGTGAGGGTGGCGCGCAGGTCGGGCGGCCGTATGTTCCTGGCGCTCGAGTCATCGCTGAAGTCGTCGATCAGATCAAAGGGCCAAAGCTGATCGTCTTCAAGATGAAGCCAAAGACCCGCTACCGCCGCAAGAATGGGCATCGGCAGCGCCTGACCCGGCTGAAGATCAAAGAGATTCAGGCATAA
- the rpmE gene encoding 50S ribosomal protein L31, whose translation MKKDIHPKFYPQATVVCSCGNTWVTGSTKPMIRIELCPRCHPFYTGEQKIVDTGGQVERFMRKLERAQAEQPRKKKQERRQRRLSQRMQLEREALLTAPDEEATSSEAER comes from the coding sequence ATGAAGAAGGACATCCATCCAAAGTTCTACCCGCAGGCAACAGTTGTCTGCTCCTGTGGTAACACCTGGGTCACCGGCTCGACAAAGCCAATGATCCGGATTGAGCTCTGCCCTCGCTGCCACCCGTTCTACACCGGTGAGCAAAAGATCGTCGATACCGGCGGGCAAGTCGAGCGGTTTATGCGCAAGCTCGAGCGAGCGCAAGCGGAGCAGCCACGAAAGAAGAAGCAGGAGCGGCGTCAGCGCCGACTGAGCCAGCGCATGCAACTCGAACGCGAGGCATTGCTGACAGCGCCCGACGAAGAGGCGACATCAAGCGAAGCCGAGCGCTAG
- a CDS encoding YtxH domain-containing protein: MREDRGGFLVGFLSGLAAGILLALFLSPKSGREIRSELKQRVQPVKEQAETLTNQIRERAQSTLQQVPTVGQRLQEAATDAAERAEQTLRDVAERTEQAARDTADAARKQVEKATDQHA; encoded by the coding sequence ATGCGCGAGGATCGTGGTGGGTTTCTGGTCGGTTTCCTGAGTGGATTGGCTGCTGGTATCCTCCTTGCACTGTTTCTCAGCCCCAAGTCGGGGAGGGAGATCCGCAGCGAACTGAAGCAGCGCGTGCAGCCGGTGAAAGAGCAGGCGGAAACCTTGACAAATCAAATCCGCGAGCGCGCTCAGTCCACGCTGCAACAAGTGCCAACCGTTGGGCAGCGCCTGCAGGAAGCCGCGACTGACGCGGCGGAGCGAGCAGAGCAGACACTGCGCGACGTCGCGGAGCGCACTGAGCAAGCTGCTCGCGATACTGCCGATGCTGCTCGCAAGCAGGTGGAGAAAGCAACCGACCAGCACGCCTAG
- a CDS encoding Ig-like domain-containing protein, with product MRRHSLWLRLAMCWLALTLVLPLWTAHDPVQAADFADPTMRLLWERYDLPVSSHTATNRSWLWGPGPNTPGLYEPYTESPGGKRLVQYFDKSRMEISLTDVTDPNSPWYITNGLLSEELILGRIQVGNAQFLDRCDGAHISVVGDPDNAWPTYADLRNLINTSGTGAPQQTGSYAMTVLNPDGTRGTYPGGQSADLEYVYYDTTLGHNIPRAFWDFMNHEGIIYNNGNYQTQTPWFNWIYVMGYPISEPYWVQAKVAGTQQWVMFQVFERRVLTYTPSNPDPWKVEMGNIGQHYYRWRYDGVGAVACPAPGSGGSGGAGSNTGGTSGGGGTSGGSGGSTGSGTSGGTGGNSGGNTGSGGTGGSSGGSTGTGSGTGGSGGSSGGNGGTGGSSGSGGSSGGNGGPGGSGGSGGSSGGSSPTPTVTPTPGGGSGSGGGAGGGGTGGGGTPTPTPTPTPTPTPTPTPTVTPPATPTPTPTPTCPAAPTLNVTSPSEGATIAILVLGGIPISGTASDRCGVSRVTYEIVTSRGTTGEITIKTLTPPQPSVQFSTSASVPGNLLPGVGLLQVNVTVIIRAYDANNHVTMVSRHVIVLLNLLS from the coding sequence ATGAGACGCCACTCCCTCTGGTTACGCCTAGCCATGTGCTGGCTTGCGTTGACGCTCGTTCTTCCACTCTGGACAGCTCATGACCCTGTCCAGGCTGCTGATTTTGCTGATCCGACCATGCGATTGCTATGGGAGCGCTACGACCTCCCCGTCTCCTCCCATACCGCAACCAACCGCTCATGGCTCTGGGGCCCAGGGCCAAATACGCCAGGGCTTTACGAACCCTACACCGAGAGCCCCGGAGGCAAACGCCTCGTTCAGTATTTCGACAAAAGTCGCATGGAGATTAGCCTGACCGATGTCACCGATCCCAATAGCCCTTGGTACATCACGAACGGACTCCTCAGCGAAGAGCTGATTCTTGGGCGTATTCAGGTTGGCAACGCTCAATTCCTCGATCGTTGCGATGGTGCCCATATTTCCGTCGTTGGTGATCCTGACAATGCCTGGCCAACCTATGCCGATCTACGCAACCTTATTAATACGAGTGGTACGGGCGCTCCCCAACAAACTGGTTCTTACGCAATGACCGTGCTCAATCCAGACGGGACACGAGGTACCTATCCAGGCGGACAGAGCGCCGACCTCGAGTATGTCTACTACGACACGACACTTGGTCATAATATCCCTCGGGCATTCTGGGATTTCATGAACCACGAAGGAATCATCTACAACAACGGCAACTATCAAACGCAAACTCCATGGTTCAACTGGATTTACGTGATGGGCTATCCAATCTCTGAGCCCTACTGGGTGCAGGCCAAGGTAGCTGGTACGCAACAGTGGGTGATGTTTCAGGTCTTTGAACGCCGGGTGCTAACCTACACACCGTCCAACCCTGATCCCTGGAAAGTCGAGATGGGCAACATCGGTCAGCACTATTATCGATGGCGTTACGACGGGGTGGGCGCCGTTGCCTGTCCAGCACCAGGCTCAGGCGGATCTGGTGGCGCGGGCAGCAATACCGGCGGCACCAGTGGTGGAGGTGGTACCTCGGGAGGCAGCGGTGGTAGCACCGGTAGTGGCACGAGCGGCGGTACTGGCGGGAACAGTGGCGGGAATACCGGAAGCGGAGGCACCGGCGGTTCGTCAGGAGGAAGCACTGGAACCGGTAGTGGCACTGGCGGATCCGGTGGTTCAAGTGGTGGCAACGGTGGGACCGGTGGATCTAGTGGATCTGGTGGTTCAAGTGGTGGAAACGGTGGGCCTGGCGGATCTGGCGGTTCGGGTGGTTCCTCGGGTGGAAGTAGCCCAACGCCGACGGTGACACCGACGCCTGGTGGTGGCTCCGGCAGCGGCGGTGGCGCCGGTGGTGGCGGCACCGGGGGTGGTGGCACACCAACGCCAACACCGACTCCGACGCCAACACCGACTCCGACGCCAACACCAACAGTAACCCCACCTGCTACACCAACCCCAACACCGACACCAACCTGCCCGGCAGCCCCAACCTTGAACGTGACCTCGCCAAGTGAAGGAGCGACCATCGCTATCCTCGTGCTCGGTGGAATCCCAATCAGCGGTACAGCAAGCGATCGGTGCGGCGTGTCCCGCGTCACCTACGAAATCGTGACAAGCCGCGGTACGACTGGCGAGATCACGATCAAGACGCTCACTCCGCCACAACCCTCTGTTCAATTCTCAACATCGGCCAGCGTGCCTGGGAATCTCCTGCCAGGGGTAGGGCTATTGCAGGTGAATGTCACTGTCATTATCCGTGCCTATGATGCAAACAACCACGTGACGATGGTGAGCCGCCACGTTATTGTGCTGCTCAACCTCCTCTCCTAA
- the sucC gene encoding ADP-forming succinate--CoA ligase subunit beta, with protein sequence MDLHEYQAAELLSRYGIPVNRGIVCETPEQVRDAAQQLGGRVVVKAQVHAGGRGKAGGIKLANDPDEAATVASQILGMDIRGRTVHRVLVAPAVRYVHEYYLGVVLDRGARSVVVMASSAGGVDIEEVARQTPEKIVREYADPFLGLHDYQARRLGFALGLTPDQVRGFATIARQLFSAYSELDASLAEINPLVLTDTGSWLALDTKIVVDDNALFRHREYEALRDTQAEDPREREARAAGVSFVALDGEIGCVVNGAGLAMATMDAIKLYGGTPANFLDVGGGASAERVATAFRLVLADPKVKAVLINIFGGITRGDVVAQGILDALKVVPVRVPLVIRLVGTNQEEGRRLLEAAGLTVVESMDEAAQKVVAAAKGVSA encoded by the coding sequence GTGGATCTCCATGAGTATCAAGCGGCAGAGTTACTGAGCCGCTACGGCATTCCCGTTAACAGAGGGATTGTCTGCGAGACACCCGAGCAGGTGCGTGACGCTGCCCAGCAACTTGGTGGCCGCGTGGTGGTGAAGGCACAAGTGCATGCTGGTGGGCGTGGCAAGGCAGGTGGTATCAAACTTGCCAATGATCCGGACGAAGCTGCAACTGTGGCGAGCCAGATCCTTGGTATGGACATCCGCGGCCGGACCGTTCACCGGGTTTTGGTTGCCCCCGCGGTTCGCTATGTCCATGAATACTACCTTGGCGTTGTGCTTGACCGGGGCGCGCGTTCGGTTGTCGTCATGGCGAGCAGTGCGGGGGGCGTTGATATTGAGGAGGTTGCTCGCCAGACGCCGGAAAAGATTGTGCGAGAGTATGCTGATCCGTTCCTCGGTCTGCACGACTATCAAGCACGCCGCCTGGGCTTTGCCCTTGGCCTCACTCCAGACCAGGTGCGTGGCTTCGCGACAATTGCGCGGCAACTCTTTTCCGCATACAGTGAGCTCGATGCCTCGCTCGCTGAAATTAATCCTCTGGTGTTGACTGACACTGGGTCATGGCTTGCGCTCGACACCAAGATTGTTGTTGATGATAATGCGCTCTTCCGGCACCGTGAGTATGAAGCGCTGCGGGACACGCAAGCAGAGGATCCACGGGAGCGCGAGGCGCGTGCAGCTGGCGTGAGCTTCGTTGCTCTTGATGGTGAAATTGGCTGTGTCGTCAACGGCGCTGGCCTTGCAATGGCAACGATGGATGCGATCAAGCTCTACGGTGGCACGCCAGCGAACTTCCTCGATGTTGGTGGTGGAGCGAGTGCTGAGCGGGTAGCCACTGCGTTCCGCCTTGTGCTCGCTGATCCCAAGGTCAAAGCCGTGCTGATCAACATCTTCGGTGGTATTACACGGGGCGATGTTGTGGCACAAGGCATTCTTGACGCCTTGAAGGTTGTCCCTGTTCGAGTGCCGCTCGTCATTCGTCTTGTTGGCACAAACCAGGAAGAAGGGCGCCGCTTGTTAGAGGCAGCAGGCCTCACCGTTGTCGAGTCCATGGATGAGGCGGCGCAAAAGGTGGTAGCCGCGGCGAAAGGGGTGAGCGCGTGA
- the rpmA gene encoding 50S ribosomal protein L27 translates to MAHKKGGGSTRNGRDSAGKRLGPKRFDGQFVRAGNILVRQRGTRFHPGTNVGMGRDFTLFALIDGYVKYEWINREKRRVSVYPERVVAQPAQVAAQGAGA, encoded by the coding sequence ATGGCACATAAGAAGGGTGGCGGAAGCACGCGCAACGGGCGCGACAGCGCTGGCAAGCGCCTCGGGCCCAAGCGCTTTGACGGTCAGTTCGTCCGTGCGGGCAACATTCTGGTGCGGCAGCGCGGGACACGCTTCCACCCAGGCACGAACGTCGGGATGGGTCGCGATTTTACCCTCTTCGCGCTCATCGACGGCTATGTGAAGTACGAGTGGATCAATCGAGAAAAGCGCCGCGTCAGCGTTTATCCCGAGAGGGTTGTCGCCCAGCCTGCTCAGGTCGCGGCGCAGGGAGCGGGAGCATGA
- a CDS encoding YtxH domain-containing protein yields the protein MLRQARTALKYLALGLAIGLLVAPRSGAETRRLLLGRVWQTVEERWQQMHSASAS from the coding sequence ATGCTACGGCAGGCGCGCACCGCGCTCAAGTATCTAGCGCTCGGCTTAGCCATCGGGTTGCTGGTTGCACCACGCTCAGGAGCCGAGACTCGACGACTCTTGCTTGGTCGGGTCTGGCAGACAGTCGAGGAACGCTGGCAACAGATGCACTCGGCGTCAGCAAGCTAG
- a CDS encoding indolepyruvate ferredoxin oxidoreductase subunit alpha translates to MTYVIAEPCIGVKDASCVEVCPVDCIHSDDEADQYFINPNECIDCGVCAEVCPVEAIFFEEDLPEKWAHYLVKNREYYEKRG, encoded by the coding sequence ATGACCTATGTCATTGCAGAGCCATGCATCGGTGTGAAAGATGCCTCCTGCGTGGAGGTCTGCCCAGTTGACTGCATTCACTCGGACGATGAAGCCGACCAGTACTTCATTAATCCAAATGAATGCATCGACTGTGGTGTGTGCGCAGAAGTTTGCCCGGTCGAGGCGATCTTCTTTGAAGAGGACTTGCCCGAGAAGTGGGCCCACTATCTCGTTAAGAACCGCGAGTACTACGAGAAGCGCGGGTAA
- a CDS encoding aspartate aminotransferase family protein: MYTGTSLSGTSRFARSQELFARIARTIAGGESSYARLKKGLELCFDHGEGSHFWDVDGNEYIDYSLGYGPLLFGHRPQWLIEAVMEAVAHYGTLSTFPYELDAEVGELITELVPGVELLRFANSGTEATMAAARLARAYTGRTKIVQMEGGYHGWADTHFWSSHPDVWQPTIRPYSPTPIPGSRGIPAVYGDALLIAQYNDREGLERLFAEHGSDIAAVLVEPVQCNSGVILPEPGYLEFLREITKAYGALLIFDEVITGFRLAPGGAQERFGVIPDLATFAKALGGGFPIAAFGGSADVMALEATNQVMHGGTYTANVLALAAAKAVLTRIREQREAIWAILDGFGEQLRQGLQEACEAAGLRCIVQGIGPVWHIFFAKHDAPALDRIRNYRDAHAYASIDLFDRFHRAMLERGVYFHPYHLERWFLSAVHTADDVAQTLQAAAEAAADVAASLRRQPEGAGSVTTMSGIAQ, encoded by the coding sequence ATGTATACCGGCACGTCGCTGTCGGGCACGTCGCGTTTTGCCCGCAGCCAGGAACTCTTTGCACGCATTGCGCGGACGATCGCGGGGGGCGAAAGCTCCTATGCCCGGCTGAAGAAAGGTCTTGAACTCTGCTTCGATCATGGCGAGGGCTCACATTTCTGGGATGTCGATGGAAATGAGTACATCGACTATTCGCTTGGTTATGGGCCGCTCCTCTTTGGGCATCGTCCGCAGTGGCTCATTGAGGCGGTAATGGAAGCGGTTGCGCACTATGGTACCCTCTCGACGTTTCCCTACGAGCTCGATGCCGAAGTTGGCGAGCTGATTACCGAGCTTGTACCAGGCGTTGAGCTCCTCCGGTTCGCCAACTCCGGCACCGAAGCAACAATGGCTGCTGCCCGCCTTGCCCGCGCGTACACTGGCCGTACGAAAATCGTGCAGATGGAAGGCGGCTATCACGGCTGGGCTGACACGCACTTCTGGTCGAGCCATCCCGATGTCTGGCAACCAACGATTCGTCCGTACTCTCCAACGCCAATTCCAGGCTCTCGCGGCATCCCGGCTGTGTATGGTGACGCACTCCTCATTGCCCAATACAATGATCGCGAAGGACTCGAACGTCTCTTCGCAGAGCATGGATCAGACATTGCGGCAGTGCTCGTTGAGCCGGTGCAGTGCAATAGTGGCGTTATCCTTCCCGAGCCTGGCTATCTGGAGTTCTTGCGAGAGATTACCAAGGCCTATGGAGCGCTATTAATTTTCGACGAGGTGATCACCGGCTTTCGGCTTGCTCCTGGTGGGGCACAAGAACGGTTCGGTGTTATCCCTGATCTTGCCACCTTTGCCAAGGCGCTTGGCGGAGGTTTCCCGATTGCTGCTTTTGGTGGCTCGGCTGACGTCATGGCATTGGAAGCGACCAACCAGGTCATGCATGGTGGAACATATACCGCGAATGTCCTCGCGCTGGCTGCGGCGAAGGCTGTGCTGACACGCATCCGCGAGCAGCGCGAGGCAATCTGGGCTATCCTCGATGGCTTTGGGGAGCAGCTTCGTCAGGGGTTGCAGGAAGCGTGTGAGGCCGCTGGCCTGCGCTGCATCGTCCAGGGGATTGGGCCGGTATGGCATATCTTCTTTGCGAAGCACGATGCTCCTGCTCTTGATCGGATTCGCAACTATCGTGATGCCCACGCTTACGCCAGTATCGATCTCTTTGATCGCTTCCACCGCGCAATGCTGGAGCGTGGTGTCTATTTCCATCCGTATCATCTGGAGCGGTGGTTCCTCTCGGCTGTTCACACGGCTGATGATGTTGCCCAAACGCTCCAGGCTGCTGCCGAGGCTGCGGCCGACGTTGCAGCCTCACTGCGACGTCAGCCCGAAGGCGCTGGTTCCGTGACAACCATGTCGGGCATTGCCCAGTAG
- a CDS encoding class II aldolase/adducin family protein: MADLASCRSALITVGRLAAARGLVWGTSGNISARLDATTFLITASGTTLDQLQASSFVVCDLDGEPGEPPRASSEIQLHRRIYQRRPDVKAVLHLSPFWATLAACLDLPLPTDVTPESMLYLGQVVRVPYIQPGTDALGLKTAELLGEAGSVALLENHGAVTVGATPADALRRMETLEFLCRLVLTARTMQLPLRRVGEEAAEALRRSAYRRAHQEDH, translated from the coding sequence ATGGCTGACCTGGCTTCATGCCGTTCAGCACTGATCACGGTCGGACGGCTAGCGGCGGCTCGCGGGCTTGTCTGGGGTACGAGTGGCAATATCAGCGCTCGGCTTGACGCAACAACCTTCCTCATCACCGCCAGTGGGACAACGCTCGACCAGCTCCAGGCATCTTCATTTGTTGTTTGTGACCTTGACGGTGAGCCTGGCGAGCCGCCGCGTGCTTCCAGCGAGATTCAGCTTCACCGGCGCATTTACCAGCGACGCCCCGATGTCAAGGCGGTGCTGCATCTCTCGCCGTTCTGGGCGACATTGGCTGCTTGTCTCGATCTGCCGTTACCGACAGATGTAACACCTGAGTCAATGCTCTATCTTGGCCAGGTCGTTCGTGTGCCCTACATTCAGCCTGGCACTGATGCGCTTGGGCTGAAGACAGCGGAACTGCTTGGTGAAGCGGGTTCCGTTGCGCTGTTGGAGAACCATGGCGCAGTCACAGTCGGGGCAACGCCTGCGGACGCGTTGCGGCGGATGGAGACACTCGAGTTTCTCTGCCGACTTGTACTGACTGCACGAACAATGCAGCTGCCACTCCGTCGGGTCGGCGAAGAGGCCGCAGAGGCCTTACGGCGAAGCGCCTATCGCCGTGCGCATCAGGAAGATCACTAA